CGTCCAGACTGACCTACCGCTGGAGAGGGATCAAGCCAGGGTCGGTTCCTGCCGGTCTGGCGAACCCATTTGCCGATGTCCTGGTTGGGTCATTCCGCGACCACGACAAAGGACGCCCCGGCCAGCTCTACAACGCTCCCGACGGCTACCTGCCGGCCCCGCCGCGTCTCGATCTCGCCGTCGACCTTCACCTCGCCGCCTTGGATGACAGCTCGAGCATGCGCGCCGTCCTCAACGATGTTGGCCAGCTTCAGTAGTTGGCCGAGGCGAATGGCCTCGTCACGGATAGGGACGTCGGTCGGGGAT
The nucleotide sequence above comes from Demetria terragena DSM 11295. Encoded proteins:
- a CDS encoding RNA-binding S4 domain-containing protein, translated to MQESPTDVPIRDEAIRLGQLLKLANIVEDGAHARAVIQGGEVKVDGEIETRRGRQVAVGSVVELAGASFVVVAE